The genomic stretch GGCTTCCCTCGTCGGCGCTTCGCTCTCCCTGGCTGGACTGGCCTTTCAGAACGTCTTCAGGAACTATCTAGCCGGCCCGAACATTCTGGGCGTGACCAGCGGTGCAGCCTTCGGTGCCGTCGTCGCGATAATGCTCTTCTCATTCAACCCATATTTCGTCCAGATGTTCGCCTTCGTTTT from Thermococcus sp. Bubb.Bath encodes the following:
- a CDS encoding iron chelate uptake ABC transporter family permease subunit, which produces MGRFAFSPFNMDELAKTILVDVRLPRIVAASLVGASLSLAGLAFQNVFRNYLAGPNILGVTSGAAFGAVVAIMLFSFNPYFVQMFAFV